The sequence below is a genomic window from Sulfurospirillum oryzae.
ATATCTATAAAAATATAAAAACTATAACCTCATCTCAATCAAAAATCTGGCAAGTTACAAATCATATTCAGATATTTAAAAATTTAGCTAAAAAAGAAGAAAAAAATCTTGTTGAAGAAGAAATTATACAAGATATAGAGGAAAAAAATACAACAGATATATATGGTACAGGGGAGCTAATCATCACAAAATTTACTTTTTTAGATGAAAGTTTGGAAGAAAGATTTGTATTTACGGTAGATGAACCTATAATCTTTAGAGTAAATTATAAATATTTTGAAGATATTTATAATCCCGTTTTTGTAGTAGCAATATATAAACCAGATGGTACCACTATTACTCAACTTATTGATAAACAAAGAGGTTATAAAATTAATAAAGTAACTAATAATAGTTTTGTTGATTTTAAAATCAATAATCTTAAAATAGGAAAAGGTGAGTATTTGGTTTCTGTTGCAATTTTTCATGATATAGACTTGACTAATCCAATAGAACAAAAAACTTATTGTTTGCATGATAGAAAGTATAAATTCAAAATAGAACAACCTTATGGACTAAATATGGATTTAGGGTTGATATATCAAGATTTTGAAGTAAAGTATGGAAGTGAACATGAATAATAATTATTACGAACAAGAAGAGTTGTGGAATAGAGACTTGACTTCTCAAGAAACAGAGAGAATTGATATAGTCAAAAAATTTATACCAAATGATGTAAAAACTGTACTTGATGCTGGATGTGGAAATGGTGCTATATCAAACTATTTAGACGGTTTTGATATTACAGCGATAGACAGAAGTCATGAAGCTCTCAAATATGTAAAAAATAAATCAGTTGAGGGTAGTCTAGATAGCTTGCCTTTTGAAGATGATAGTTTTGATTTGATTATATGTAGTGATGTATTAGAACATTTAACTGATGAAATTTATAAAAAAACTATCAAAGAATTTAAAAGAGTATCAAAAAAATATATCTTGATAATATCTCCAAACGATGAAGATTTAGAAGCAAATCAGTCAAAATGCAGTAAATGTGGAACTGTATTTCATATGAATTGGCATATTAGTTCTATTTCACTTAACAAAATAATGAATGACTTTAGAGATGATTATACCCCTGTTTATTATAGTTTTTTTGGTAATAAGTGGGTCAGTGAACCAGAGATTAAATACACTCTTGCCAGAACAACAAATAGAGGGTATAAAAAATGGGAAAACGCTGTATGCCCTATGTGTAATACCAAACAAAGAAATTCACAAGAAAATACAAAAGACATAGATATAGAATGCAATAGATTTTTAAATGGGTTTTACAATTACTCCACAGAGTTTATTGTGTTATTATCAACAATGGAAAACAAAAAAGAGATTTTCGATTTTGATAATATTGAAGAAAATACTCTATTGTCTCAAAAAGAAATCTGTCAATTACACTTTGTAAACAGGCAGTCAATTCTATCAAAGTATGATATTTTTACAAAAAAACATACAGAGTTTTATCCTCAATATGCTTATATCCTAGATGAAAATTTTACAAATGAGCCAAATAGAAGATTAATTTGTTTTCCATATTTAATAAAAGATAGTCAAAAAATATATTTTGCGTTTCAAGATAATCTAAATGCGAAAATATCAGTAAATATTTATGATCTAGAAAAATATTTTATCAACATTGGTACGATAGAGTTATCAAACGACCATAATAAAAAAATACAATTTTTTGAAATATCAAATGATCTTATTCCTGCAAATGAAGGTTTGATATTTGAATTAATTACTGATAATATTCATGCCTTCGAAAATTTTGTTTTTGATAAAATTTATATTGATGAAAATTTTGGTGATTTAGTACTATCAAAAGAAAAAAATACAGAATTTTTTACAAGTCAATATTTGACATACACGTATGACTATAGAAAAAAAGATAGCAGTTTTTTAGTTTTAGACAAAGATGTTTTGGTTTATGATGGAAAAAACAGATGTTTCTTTATGAATTTATCAGATTCATTTGAATTTTTTTGTGTATCAAAAAACACTAGAGAAGAACTAGAAACAATCAAAGAAGAGCTTGTAAAACAAAGAAACACTAGTAGAGAAGAACTAGAAACAATCAAAGAAGAGCTTGTAAAACAAAGAAACACTTTAAAACAGGACTTAAACCATGAAATTGAAGCTTTACACGAGCAACTAAAAAAAATCAATCAAGAAATGTACCAGCTTAAAGTAGGCGTATACACTATATCAAATTCACATGAAAGTTTCGTAAAGAGGGTAAAAAGTCCATTAAGATATTTATTTGGTAGATTAAAAAACAAGTTTTTACCAACAACAAATATCAAAAAATCAAATAAAGACAAGAGCAAACATCTTGTAGTAATCACTCCTGATGTAAAAATAGATAGAAGAACAGTTCAAATGTGCCAAAGCCTCATCAAGACTTATGGGATAAGGTGTACTATCATCGCTGCTCTTGAAGGAAAAGATGATTTTGTCACAGACAAGCTAAAAGTAAAAAGAATAGATCCATACAAAACAGAAAAATATATACTAAAACCTGATGATTGGACTGATGGTACGACTTTAAACCTAAAAGATTTTTATTGGTTACATTTGCATTATCTAAACATGGCACTCAATGAAGAAGCAGATTATATAATGTGTTGCGATTTACCTGTACTACCTGCTGCTGTGTATGCTTCTAAAATCAAAAACGTACCTTTGATTTATGATGCGCATGAACTATATCCAGAACAAGCAATTTTTTCTGAAAAAAAGCGAGAATCTTATACACAAGTAGAATCTCATTTTATAAAATATCCTCATTTAGTAATTACAGTAAATGAAAGTATTGCTATTGAAATGCGGAAAAGATATGGCATAAATAAACCGGAGGTGATACTAAATGCTCTTGATGCATCAAGTACTTTTGATAAAAATAAAAAATATGACTATTTTAGAGAAAAGCTACCTATAAGAAAAGAGCAAAAAATAGTGCTTTTTCAAGGAGGATACTCTCCAAATCGAAATCTTGAACTTTTTGTTAAATCAGCAAAATATATCAAAGATAATAGTATTGTACTAGTACTTATGGGCTTTGGCAATTTTGAACAAGTGCTAGAAAACATAGCCAAAGAAGATAAAACGATCAATGAAAAAGTATTTTTCTTTCCAGCCGTTGATCAGTCGGTACTTCTTGAGTACTCAGCTTCAGCAGATGTAGGAATCATACCATATCCACATATAGACCTAAATAGCTTTTACTGTACACCAAATAAACTTTTTGAATTTATACAAGCGGGGCTTCCGATCATAGCGAATGATTCTCCAGAATTAAATAAGTTTGTCCAAACGTATAACATAGGCCACTCATACAAAATCAATGATGAAAAGGATATTGCGCGTATGATAGATAGCTATTTTGAGGAAAATAAAGATTATAAACAAAATCTTTTAACAGCTAGAAATGAAATTTGTTGGACTACAGAAGAGAAAAAATTTATTGCTCTTTTTAAAGAGATACTATGAGAGAGCTGTTTCTAATTATCTTTTTGTTGCTCAATGTATACGCATCCGATAAACTGGAAGAATTGATCAAATACAATGATAAGCTTTCTACACTGTACCGTGAAGTTGGAGCCGGTATGATGGGTGGAAAATACAACGTGGAGTTTGACAAACTGATTCATTATCCTCATGGGAGTTGTTCTCAACAAGGGTATTTGTTGGCTAGAAAAGCAAAGGAACTCGGTTTCAAAACTGAACAGTTGGGTCTGTTTTCCAAAACAACAGGCACAAATGATGTTATGGTCAATGTTACTGATGGCGATAGTCAATTTTTATTTGTACCAAGTGCCGGTGCATATTATAAAAATTCATTATGGCAAATCCTAGACAATATAAAATTAGCGGATAATTTTATTGTCCATAAAACGAAAAGTGATCACGTCCTTAATGCAAGAAGTCTATATTTGTCGGCGTCTTTTTTTAAAACACTAGAAAATATCAAGATATATCACTTAAATAATTATGAAAGCAATTTGTTGAAATATGCTAAAGAAGTAAGTAGTAAAAATCTCTTTACTGATCCGTATAATGAAAAGCATTTGTTAGATTTTCAAAATAAATACTATACTGCAGGAGAGGAAAATAAGCCCTACCAATCGATACAATATGTATTAAAAGAGTCTTTTGACATTTATAGATTTTATTTTCAATGGTATAGTCCTGAGGATTATGCACAAAAAATAAAAGTGATTCTCAATGATAACGAAACGCTGGAGTTTGACAACAAAATAGATGGAATTGAAACAGAAATCGTTTTACCTGCTATGAAAACAAAAATTCAAAAAATAGAATTTAAGTTTAGTGATTTTCATGGTCAAAATAGATTATTACTAAAAGGACTAGGTGTATATTGATGAATAGAAATAAATTAGTAATGTTGGCATTAATAATATTTTGTACATATAGTATTTTTTCTTATGCAGATGAAAAACAAACAATACTTTTTAACCAAGGAAAAATTTTAAACAAAGTTGCTATGCAAACAGATGTAAATAATGCAAAATTTATTACCAAAGAGGGTGTTCCGTATCTTGATATACAAAATGTAGGGACAGTGTTTCATCCGGCATGGACAGGACTGTATGCATTGCAATATGCAAATAGTGAGAGTTACTATCCAAAAGAGGTAGCGCCAAATGAAAAGCTATTTTTTCATCTTGTAAAAGTGTTGGAAGAAAAGCTGACATATTTGAATAAAAATAGCGCTGTATGGGTATATGACTTTGACAATACGTATAATAACGTCTATATAAAAGCTCCTTGGTATAGTTCTTTCGCACAAGCGATTGGTATAGAAGTTTTTATAACGGCGTATGAAAAAACAAAAGACAATAAGTACTTAGAACTAGCGGAAAAGGTAGCTACACCACTTATAACACCTATTGAAAAAAATGGTTTAATGTATACTAAAAACGACGATGTATGGTTTGAAGAGATACCTTTGAAAGAAGAATCAACACATATCTTAAATGCACACCTAAGAAGCTTGATAGCATTAGATTTATTGTATAGAAACAATGGTAAAAAAATCTATAAAGAGTATTTTGACAAAGGGTTAAAAACCCTCCAAAAATGGCTTCCAAAATATGATGCAGGGTATTGGCTAAAGTATGACCTAAATCCAAACTATATGAAATTGTTTCGCATCACAAACCCTTATGGATTTGAAACAGCAGAATTAGCAATAGATAACGTATCTATTCTTGATAAAAATCAAAATGTATTGTTGAAAGAAGATATTGGAGATGGAGATGATTTCGATACAAATAAATCGATATTTTTAAGTGGGATAGATTGGAAAAGTGACTATCAAGATGGCAATCAAACACTTAGAGAGATAAAATCATCATTGCCCGTTGATTTTAAAACAGAATTTGAAAATTCAAATCTTGTGAGTCCCTATACGTTTTTAAATGTGCACTTCCCAAAAAATGAAAATGTTTTTTATTTGAAAATTACTTACAAAGATACTAAAAAGGGCAATCTTGTTTTACAAGAAAGAACCATTGCACCGAGTATTAAATTTCAAGATCTGAAAAATGGTATTTTTTTACTTAAAGGTGATAATACGGAACGAAGTCTTATCGTGAAAATCAATGAATCAGACTTAGGCTTCCCAGTAGGATTAAGTTATGCCTGGAAGCATTATCTTTATTTAGAAAAATTGGCAAAATTAACCAATAATAAGCAAATTCAAAAATGGTCATATATTGCACAAGCACATGTTCATACGATTGACTACAATACAGAAAAAATTGTTAAAAATAAAAAATTAATTTTACCGCAACAAACACCAATGTTACCATTATTATCTTTTGATAATAATATGGTTATTAGACAACATAAGCCTTCTAATAAAACAATTTTTGTAAATGGCTCATATGATTTTAAAAGTGAAGGTGGAATACCAGTCTATTCTCCGTTTATAGTAGCTTCACAAGCGCTAAATATTCCCATTTTAGCTATTACGGATGAGAAGTATGAAAAAGTTTCAAAATCTTATTTTAAGATGTATAACTTTGTAACAGCAGAAAATTTGAAAGATATACAAAAAGAGCCTGCAATCAATTGGTTAAAAGTTAGTGGAAAGTCTTATGTTGACTCTCTCGTTTGGAAGTTTGATTTTCAAAATTCTTATAATGATGTTATTCAAAAAGCAGGATGGAATTCTGCTTTTGGGCAAGCCTACGTTATAAAAGCGTTTCTTGAAAATGGTATTTATGATTATGCGCTTAAAGGTGCAAATGCATATAAATACGATATCTCAGATGGCGGAGTTTCTTCTTTTGATAAAAGTGGTAATATCTGGTTTGAAGAAGTTCCAAATAAAACACATATTTTAAATGCGCATCTTATTAGTCAAAATGTACTAATGGAAAATCTTGACAAACTTAATAACAAAGCTATCAAACAAACAACACAAGAGGGCTTGCTTTCATTAAAAAAATATATCAATGATTTTGATACGGGGTATTGGAGCAAATATGACCAAAATCCCAAAAAAGAACTTTTATTTCAATTAGATTGGATTAGTGGCAACCAATCGCCACTCATTAGTGACATTTGTTTAATAAGTAGTGTAAGCCATCAAAAGACATGTTTGGATATAGGTAGCGTCAACGATGCAAATGGTACTGACAAAGTTACCGGGATTGATTGGTCAATGCCATCGGTCATTGATGGGAAAACAGTGAGAAGTTTTCAAAACGGTTATGAAGCAAGAACGGAAGCTGTGGATGGTGGGGCGATCCAGAATAGTTTTATATGGATGAGTTTACCAGATAGAAAGCTTTCGGATTTATGGGACATAACGCCATATTATTTAATAATACACTATAAAGACATATCATCAGGGCAATTCGTTGTTAAATTACAATCTATGCAAGAAGGGGATGCTTTAGAATTTGTACCGCTGTATGGTTCCAATTTAATAACTAAAGGTGACCATCAATGGAAAGATTACATTGTACCGGTAAGGAGTAATGACTTAGGATGGTTTCTCGGTGTCGACTATCATAAATATCATATAGTGCAAATGAATGATATAGTCAAAAAAACTGATGATGTTGTTTTGAAACAAGTCGCGAAACGATGGCAATATTACTTAGAAGAGTATGATAACAATCAAAGTGTTATCATTGAACCTAAAAAAGAATTTGATGAAGAATACAAAAATTTTGAAGTCGATTCAAATGTAAAATTTTATCCTGGATATGGTTTGGACAATGCCATCGATGGGAACGTAAACGATAATTATGTTGCATCACTGGAAAATTTACCTATGCCTCATGAAATTATCCTTGATTTAAAAGAAAAAAAGTTTGTTGATAAAATACAGCTTGTTTGGGAAAGCCAAAAGAATTATGCATCAAAATTTGATGTTGATGCATATGAAAATCAAGAATTAGTTATGCAACAGTCAGTGTCTAATAATAAAAGTGATTCTGAAATTCGTATTAATAAGAAAGTGACTAAAATTGTCATTAGAGTTAGACAATACAATGGTCAACAAAGGCTTTTGATGAGAGCAATAAAAATACTAACAAATAGGTAATGAGATGTGCGGAATAATAGGGTGGAAGTCCAAGAAAAAAATTGATAAAAATATTATAGGAGCAATGGTAAATACGATAGCTCATAGAGGACCTGATGGAGAAGGGTTTTACTATTCAAATGATAAAAGCTTGTGCTTAGCACATAAAAGGCTTGCGATCATAGATCCGGAAAATGGACATCAGCCAATGAAGAGCTTAGATGAACAGTTAATTATTACTTTTAATGGTGCAATTTATAATTTTCTGGAGTTAAGAAGAGAGCTCATAAGCCTAGGCTACCCTATAAAAAGCTATAGTGATACAGAAGTATTAATATATGCTTATAAACAATGGGGAGAAAAGTGTCTTGATAGATTAAATGGTATGTTTGCTTTTGTGATACATGATAAAAGCAAACATATACTTTTTGGTGCTAGGGATAGGCTTGGAGAAAAACCTTTTTATTATTTTTATAATAAAAAGGAGTTTGTATTCGCTTCTGAAATAAAAGCCATATTAGCTTCAGGTATAGTAAAAGCAACACTGAATAATGAAAGCTTACATGAATATCTTACATTTCAATACTATCTTGACAATAACACTTTATTTGAAAATATCATCAAGCTAAAGCCAGGACATTGTTTTATTCTAGATGAAGCATCTATGAATTTAAAAGTAAAAGAGTATTGGGATGTAGTCTATACAAAAAATGTAGAAGAACATAGTGAAGATTATTATATTGATAAATTAAGATATTTGATAGATGATTCCATAAATCTAAGACTAAGAGCTGATGTTCCTCTTGGAAGTCACTTAAGTGGAGGAATAGATTCTTCAGCTGTTGCAGCACTAAATGCTTTACATCTTGGTGATAGTTTGAAGCTAGAGACTTTTACAGGAAAATTTGTAGAAGGTTTGGATTATGACGAGACTAAATATGCTATTGAAGTAGCTCAAAAAATCAAAAGTAACTACAATGAAATAGTGATAAAAGATAGTGATTTCTTAGATAGCATTGAAGATATTATCTGGTATATGGATGAACCACAAGCTGGTCCTGGGGTTTTTTCTCAATATATGGTAGCAAAATATGCAAGTCAAAAAGTAAAAGTAGTACTTGGTGGGCAAGGTGGTGATGAGACATTTTTAGGTTATACTAGATACCTAATAGCATATTATGAAAAAATGCTAAAAAGAAATATAGAAGAAAGTGGAGAATTCTATCAAAATATACTCAATGCAATGACTCCAAATCTATTTCAAATGAATGGCTACCAACCTATGATGCAAGATTTATTTGCAAAAGGGCTATTTGACGAAGATGCAAGAAGATATTTTAGGCTAAGTGATAGATTTTCTTCAAATGAATCTATCTTTTCGAAAGAGTTTTTAAATACTGAGTATGATTCATTTGGAAAGTTTAATAAAATATTTTCCAAATATGACACTTCTATTGCAAACAAAATGAGCTATTTCGATACAAAAACATTTTTACCTTCGCTTCTACATGTGGAAGATAGAACAAGTATGGCTAATGCTTTAGAATCCAGATTACCTTTACTTGATCATAGAATTATAGAGTTTGCAGCTACAATACCTGCACATATAAAGTTTAAAGATGGGATAAATAAATATTTACTTAAAAAAATATTTAAAAATACAATTCCAAATAGTATTTTGGATAGAAAAGATAAAAAAGGCTTTCCAACACCTACGAATCTTTGGTTTAAAACTTCTCTTAATGAGTGGGTAAAAGATTTACTTTCAGATAAAAGAACTCTAGAAAGAGGTCTGTATGAAAAAGATGAGTTACTAAAACTAATTGATGGTAGTAGCAAATTCAATCGTTCTTTATGGGGAGTTATAAATTTAGAAGTATGGCACAGGAGGTTTATAGATTGATGAAACAAGTATGTATGATAACTCATGATGCTCCACATATTGATAGAAGAATATTATTGCAAGCAAAAACTTTGATAAAAAATGGTTATGATGTAAGTATAATTTATCCCTTTGGTGATGCGAATAGTGATTTTGCAAATGTAGGTATAAAATATATTCCTATAATGCAGCAATTAAGTGTAAAAAATGGGTTATCTTTTTTCAAAAAAACACTTAGAATACTTTTACCTCAAAAAATGTATGTAAAAATCAAAGAGTTGTATTTTAAAGTTGCAAAAAATGATTTTATAGATTATGAAGAGGAATTAAAAGTAAAATCATTAGAAAAAAAATATGATATATATGTTGCCCACGATTTGCCGGCATTACTCATAGCCCATTATGCAGCAAAGCAAAATGGTTCAAAATTGGTTTATGACTCGCATGAATTTTTTACAGGACAGATTGCCTTACAAGGCAATAGAAAACAATTTTTTCAAAATTTAGAAAAAAAATTAATTTATGATGTAGATTTATTTTTTACCGTCAATGAAGATATAGCAAATTTATTTGTAAATGAATATGGAATTGCACCTCCTCAAGTGCTACTCAACTCTATAGAGGAAAATGAACAGATATCATCTGTAAATCTTTATAAAAAGCTAGGTATACACGAAAGTAAAAATATTATTCTATACCAAGGTGGTTTTTTAGAGGATAGAAACTTAGAAATATTAGTTCAGAGTGCACAATATCTAGAAGAAAATAATATTTTAGTGATGCTTGGATATTCATTTTTAGAAGACAAACTTAAAAAAATTGCAAAAAAACTCAATATTATTCATAAAAAAGTTTATTTCATGGATAGAGTGACACAAAAAGAATTATTAAACTATACAGCAGGAGCAACTATAGGAGTTATTCCCTATCCAGACATAGATTTAAATACAAAGTATTGTACACCTAATAAAATGTTTGAATTTATAACTGCAGAAGTTCCTATAGTTGCAAATGAAAAATTAGTGACTGCTTCTAAAATATTAAAAAAATTAAACATTGGATATTTTATATCTTTTGAATCACCAAAAAGTATAGCAGATGGTTTAAATCAGAGTTTATTAGAAATAAAAAATGTTTCTTTCTTGGAAAATATTAAAAAAGCGAAACAGAAATTATCTTGGGGAAATCAGGAAAATATTCTTATAGATAGTTATCAAAAATTATAATGAAAATCTTAATTGACGGAAGAGTTTTAACTCATTCTAAAATAACCGGGGTAGAAAATCATGCTATAAATTTGATAGAGAAGTTAAAAAGTATAGCTGATATTTACGTGGCAATACCGAAGTATCAAAATAAATATTATACACACTTTTGGGAACATGTGGTATTACCTCTAAAAGCAATTAAATACGATTTATTATTTTGTCCATCAAATATCGCACCGTTCTATTTGTCGAAAAAAGTTAAGCTTATTGTAACCTTGCATGATTTATCTTATAAAGATTTTTCACAGATGTATTCTAAAGCATTTAGAAGGTATTATGAGTTTGTGATACCTAGGGTATTGCAAAGGGCAGAACACGTATTGACTATTTCAAAGTTTAGCTATGAGCGTATTATAAGAGAATATCCATTTGTTCAAGATAAGATAGATTTTATATATCATGGTAAAAATGAGATATTTACCTTTGAACCTTCAATACAAAAAGAGGACTATATACTATATGTAGGCTCCCTCAATGATACCAAAAACTTTTCATTTGTGATTAAAGCATTTGATAAATTAAATTCTAAAAAGTATTACTTAAAAATGATAATGCCAATTTCTTCAAATTTTGAGATAAATAAAGAAAAAAAACAGTTATTAGAACATGCAAAAAAAAATTCAAAGATAGAGATAGTGGACTATTTGCCTCAAGAAAAACTTGTAGAAATATATCAAAAAGCAAAGTTGTTTATTTTCCCATCTTATCATGAGAGCTTTGGATTTCCTGTGCTTGAAGCCATGGCATGTGGTACGTCAGTAGTGTGCAGTGGCACAAGTTCTTTGCCTGAAGTGGGCGGTGACGCAGTAGTCTACTGTGATCCTTATGATATAAATGATATAAAAAATAAAATAGAATCCGTCTTGAACGATGAAAATATGCAGCAAGAGATGATAAAAAAAGGACTAGAAAGAGCAAAAATGTTTACCTGGGATAAATCGGCTAAGGAATATTTGGAAGTTTTAAAGAAGTTAGACCATAAAGAAATTTATAATTTCTGATATGTGGATGATTGCTTACAAATCATCATATCCCATGAGGCATTGGATAATTAAGGCATAACAACAATAACCAGATTTTATCTTGTGGATTGGTACAATGAGCCGTATGTGCTCCTACACAACAATTATTCTTTTGACTCCTAACAATTTCATTTAGAGAATATGATGTTCTGATTAAATTATATTGCTCCTCTTCTTGCCAAGACTACTTGCACCGTTTTAATTAAAATAACGATATCTCTCCAAATATTCCAATTTCGGACATACCACACATCCATATCTATACGACTTTTAAAATCGATTTCATTTCTGCCACTGACTTGCCATAGACCTGTAATACCTGGTTTGACTGCTAAAATCAAATCAATATTTTGTCCTATTTTTACTTTTTCAGAAGGCATATATGGTCTTGGCCCAATCAGGCTCATCTCCCCTTTCAAAACATTGAGAATCTGTGGCAATTCATCCAATGAGGTTTTTCTCAAAAATTTGCCTATTTTTGTGACTCTAGGATCATTTTGATACTTATGGTAGATATTGTAGTATGCTTTTTCTTCTGGATGAGCTTCGAGATAGTGTTTGAGTAACTCATCAGCATCCATTTTCATTGTCCTAAATTTAAAACAGTAAAATTCACTAGCATGTCGTCCTATGCGTTTTTGTGAAAAAAAGATGGGGCTACCATCATCTAGCTTGATCGCGATACTGATGATGCCGATAGCAATTAGCATAAATGGTAATAAAATCAATGCAAATGTATAATCGACTATCCATTTGATTGATAGATTTACTTTATCCATCAAATTATTTTCAACAACGATTAGATTGGTCCTTGCATTGTACAAATGAATAATACGAGCATCGGAAAAATCAAAATTTTTGACGAGAGGGATAAAAATCACCTCTTGTTTTTCAATCAATGCATCATAAATGATCTCCTCTAATCGTTCCGATCCTAGTGAAGATGAAACAAATAAAGTTTGTGCTTTATTTGTTTTACAAGCAACATACCCTAAATAGCGGTTGCTATA
It includes:
- a CDS encoding glycosyltransferase family 4 protein; translation: MKILIDGRVLTHSKITGVENHAINLIEKLKSIADIYVAIPKYQNKYYTHFWEHVVLPLKAIKYDLLFCPSNIAPFYLSKKVKLIVTLHDLSYKDFSQMYSKAFRRYYEFVIPRVLQRAEHVLTISKFSYERIIREYPFVQDKIDFIYHGKNEIFTFEPSIQKEDYILYVGSLNDTKNFSFVIKAFDKLNSKKYYLKMIMPISSNFEINKEKKQLLEHAKKNSKIEIVDYLPQEKLVEIYQKAKLFIFPSYHESFGFPVLEAMACGTSVVCSGTSSLPEVGGDAVVYCDPYDINDIKNKIESVLNDENMQQEMIKKGLERAKMFTWDKSAKEYLEVLKKLDHKEIYNF
- a CDS encoding exopolysaccharide biosynthesis polyprenyl glycosylphosphotransferase — protein: MKKIFNFSILFLMDVVTLMIAIYIAYILRQHCVCFENDVPEITLFSVYGLTYPIVLSSLIISGVYTKRYDFWQDTYHVIRSSILSTIIILAMLAIMQEAKQYSRFILIVTLMLFIFLAPLQKYLTKQFLFKIGSWKLPSQLLGEDLFFQEHVYSNRYLGYVACKTNKAQTLFVSSSLGSERLEEIIYDALIEKQEVIFIPLVKNFDFSDARIIHLYNARTNLIVVENNLMDKVNLSIKWIVDYTFALILLPFMLIAIGIISIAIKLDDGSPIFFSQKRIGRHASEFYCFKFRTMKMDADELLKHYLEAHPEEKAYYNIYHKYQNDPRVTKIGKFLRKTSLDELPQILNVLKGEMSLIGPRPYMPSEKVKIGQNIDLILAVKPGITGLWQVSGRNEIDFKSRIDMDVWYVRNWNIWRDIVILIKTVQVVLARRGAI